In one Nicotiana sylvestris chromosome 8, ASM39365v2, whole genome shotgun sequence genomic region, the following are encoded:
- the LOC104240182 gene encoding cytoplasmic tRNA 2-thiolation protein 1-like — protein MEKAAKPRGRLCTLCNEKRAALKRPKTLEQICRECFYAVFEDEIHRVIVDNQLFKPGERIAIGASGGKDSTVLAYVMSELNRRHNYGLDLFLLSVDEGITGYRDDSLETVKRNELQYGLPLKVVSYSELYGWTMDEIVKLIGLKNNCTFCGVFRRQALDRGSALLKVDKLVTGHNADDIAETVLLNILRGDIARLSRCASIITGEDGPIPRCKPFKYTYEKEIVMYAYFKKLDYFSTECIYSPNAYRGFAREFIKDLERIRPRAILDIIRSGEDFRISTSTKMPEQGNCERCGYISSQKWCKACVLLEGLNRGLPKLGIGRSRDLDNKRNTNMRQANGTQNLQSKQCGSLDF, from the exons ATGGAGAAGGCGGCGAAGCCAAGGGGCCGACTGTGTACCCTCTGTAACGAAAAACGCGCCGCCCTGAAACGTCCTAAAACCCTTGAACAA ATATGCAGGGAGTGCTTTTACGCAGTGTTTGAAGATGAGATTCATAGGGTTATTGTGGATAACCAGCTTTTCAAGCCTGGGGAACGTATAGCTATTGGAGCTTCCGGTGGAAAAG ATTCAACAGTGCTTGCATATGTAATGTCAGAGTTGAACCGTAGACACAACTATGGATTGGATCTCTTCTTACTATCAGTGGATGAAGGCATAACTGGTTACAGAGATGACTCTCTTGAAACAGTCAAAAGAAATGAATTACAG TATGGACTTCCTCTAAAAGTAGTTTCCTACAGCGAATTGTATGGTTGGACAATGGATGAAATAGTGAAATTGATAGGCTTGAAGAATAATTGCACATTTTGTGGTGTTTTTCGTCGTCAG GCTCTTGATCGAGGTTCTGCATTGCTAAAGGTAGACAAGCTTGTTACTGGACATAATGCGGATGATATTGCTGAAACAGTCCTTTTAAATATTTTACGAGGTGATATTGCAAG GTTGAGTAGATGCGCATCTATAATTACTGGAGAAGACGGGCCAATACCAAGATGCAAGCCTTTCAAATACACATATGAGAAGGAAATTGTCAT GTACGCATACTTTAAAAAGCTGGACTACTTCTCTACAGAGT GTATTTATTCCCCTAATGCTTACCGTGGCTTTGCTCGTGAGTTCATTAAAGATTTAGAAAGGATAAG ACCAAGAGCCATTCTCGACATTATCAGATCAGGCGAGGACTTTCGGATCTCCACCTCTACAAAGATGCCAGAACAAGGAAATTGTGAAAGATGTGGTTATATATCCAGCCAG AAATGGTGCAAAGCATGTGTCTTGCTTGAGGGCCTCAATCGTGGCTTACCGAAGTTAGGCATTGGGCGGAGTCGAGATCTTGATAACAAACGTAATACTAATATGAGACAAGCTAATGGAACACAAAATTTACAGAGCAAGCAGTGTGGAAGCTTGGACTTTTGA